Below is a genomic region from Candidatus Woesearchaeota archaeon.
ATAGTCCTGTCATGACCCTTTGCATCAAGGATAATTGAAAAGCCTGTCCTTCCTTTCGGAGAACAAACAATTAAGCTTGTATCAACACCCTCTTTTTTCAGGGCATGCATTATCCTGCGGGAGTTCATTCCGCAGCCCATCTTGCTTATGCAGGCAGCCTTAAACCCTAATCTTGAAAATGCAGCTGCTGTGTTTGTCCCTGCTCCGCCTGTATCAACCCTTACATTTTCAATAAGAATTTTAGATCCAAAAGGAACCGTTACGCATCCCCTGCGAACATCTTGAAAAAGCCTGTTTCCCGTATCAACAAAAGTGTCGACAACAGCAGAGCCGATTGTTATGACATCATACATGCATTATTCTTAACTAACCTTATTTATAAGCTTTTTGCCAAAAAGAAAAAGAAAGAAAAAATAAAATAAAAATCTACTTTGATTTGGCCATGTCTACGATCTCTTTAAGGGCAACTACAACAACTGCAGGCACTACTATCGCCATTATATATTTCACTATACTTTCGATATAACTGCCGACATATAGTATGTCCTTCAGCCCAGGTGCTGCTCCTCCTACATACAGTACAATAGCCAATATAGCTGAAACTGTCAAGAACTGCATTGTCTCTTTTCCTGTTACATTCAAGAATCCGATTACCAGTCCCAATATCACAAGTATGGAGACCAGCCATGGATCAGCAGGTTGCAATGCTTCTAGACCGCCTAACAGGCCCAGCACTAATGCAATAATTACGCCAACTATAAAGGCGTACTCTCCTACCTTTTTGTCCATTTTATGAACACCTCCTTTTTTTAACCAAAAGCATCGCTTCTGATTTATAAGCAAGTATACTCTGGAATAAGTGATATATAAAGGTTTCGGAAATTGTTTATAAAGAGGGTAGTTTTTGGGATTTTAGCTAAAACCCTATCTTATCCAACAGCTCATGAAGGTTCCTTGTATTTAGAAACGCTGCTATCTTCTTCCAGCCCTTTCCTGCCTTGACAGCAAATGCCATCTTCAGCGCCTCTTTTTCTTCATTTGGAATTCTTGCAAACTTGTCTGCTTCTATCATGCCGTAAGGATAGCCTGGCAGCACAGGGTCAGAAGCATTAAGCGAAAGCCCTGAAACTATGCCATTAACATCAAATTTAACGTTTTTATAAGCCTCAAATCTAAGAATATAACTCGATCTCTCATCTAATTTAAAGACAAACAGTTCTGCCTTGTGCTTTTCGCTGTTTATTTCAGCAACAGGATGATAAAACCATTTCCTGTAAGGAGAAATGCCCTCAAGCAAAGCAACAAAAGAGCCTCCTGTTTCGGTGAACAATGCTGAAGTTTTTGAAAGCGCTGTTATTGTTATGCCTCTTTCTTCGGCTTCATTATAAAGCATATCAAGTAAATTTTTTTCATTCGTATAATTTGCCTGCAATGTGCCGTCTAAAACAATGATGTCGCCTGTTTCAAGCTCTTTGGCAATATCTGATGCAAGCT
It encodes:
- a CDS encoding DNA double-strand break repair nuclease NurA — its product is MNSEIFEKIIKSLNTASENQGSYCAFADKSYKPVRVSKDNFKEIKAANNKNKIAFIDGGNAELLSASNFSLQLIRLYYTIYKENKRIKAEKFEFYLLVNSLNEGDDIFYKTEIFPVNFDIESFSFNSYDATIKEGSNQISISKIGDVIRRFSEIKLASDIAKELETGDIIVLDGTLQANYTNEKNLLDMLYNEAEERGITITALSKTSALFTETGGSFVALLEGISPYRKWFYHPVAEINSEKHKAELFVFKLDERSSYILRFEAYKNVKFDVNGIVSGLSLNASDPVLPGYPYGMIEADKFARIPNEEKEALKMAFAVKAGKGWKKIAAFLNTRNLHELLDKIGF